In the Aneurinibacillus soli genome, one interval contains:
- a CDS encoding DEAD/DEAH box helicase family protein, translated as MTSVRLVTQRLYDELLAAMESAASIYILTSFVMKSGVEMLVPALTKAAERGADIKILTGDYLYVTQPDALRLLHEADERIEVRLWRSDGVSFHPKAFLFQQPVSQSTENESGLFIVGSSNLSRSALTTGVEWSLAMEKRAAPDTFYDGVDRFLRLFQHEKTAPVNPVTWEQYRSAYDDYHRQHPQFVRTWTQTEEISMTLPDVYTAADESVRVSDPSVDYVPQHEITPRFAQPEALAALDETLANGYNRAMVVMATGLGKTYLAAFFARTFRRVLFVAHREEILHQAMKSFQHVSPDRSVGLYNGREKVSTTSCVFASIHTLSARQHLESFTPDAFDLIVIDEFHHAAAATYQRVLTYFTPLFLLGITATPDRLDGKDVFAICNGNVAYEMDFIEAVRRSWLAPFQYYGVYDDIDYSRIRWTGMGYDEDELLQAQRNGESADTVFTAWKQRKQTRTLAFCSSIGQADYLADYFRRQGVTAISLHSRTVEMTRSEAIQRLTNGTLAIIFTVDLFNEGVDIPAVDTLLFVRPTESLAIFVQQIGRGLRLFDGKSHCVIIDLIGNYRNADIKMSVFSTENRGREVGGIPAVPASCTIHLDTKVIDLIKEMAGKKQTHKARMQERMKDAYVRVKEELGRRPTYLEYYLHSGIQPHDLKRLFNGYFPFLNWLGELNAHEQAVLHRYQAWWSQVNETSMTRSYKMVLLHAMLLRGEIAWYEPITSIEAAPAFYRYLMEKEYRKQKDLSDKDKKNWSEMFDEKEVSRKIAGMPMTKWAGSSNGLISFNDGVFTVHLSVLREDQKCIFEWTKQICEFRLHTYFAR; from the coding sequence ATGACGAGTGTCCGACTTGTAACACAAAGACTGTATGATGAACTGCTGGCGGCGATGGAATCAGCTGCTTCGATTTATATATTGACCTCATTTGTAATGAAATCAGGAGTAGAAATGCTCGTTCCCGCATTAACCAAAGCAGCAGAACGCGGGGCAGATATTAAAATATTGACCGGAGATTATTTATATGTCACCCAGCCTGATGCGCTGCGTCTGCTACATGAAGCGGATGAGCGCATCGAAGTCAGGCTGTGGCGCAGTGATGGCGTTTCCTTTCATCCGAAAGCATTTTTATTCCAGCAGCCCGTATCACAATCTACTGAAAATGAGAGCGGGCTTTTCATCGTTGGTTCTTCCAACTTGTCGCGCTCCGCACTGACAACGGGAGTAGAGTGGAGTCTCGCGATGGAAAAAAGGGCAGCTCCAGACACCTTTTATGATGGGGTAGACCGTTTTCTTCGTCTGTTCCAGCATGAGAAAACAGCTCCGGTTAATCCAGTCACATGGGAGCAGTACCGATCTGCCTACGACGACTATCATCGTCAACATCCACAGTTCGTTCGCACCTGGACCCAGACCGAAGAAATCAGCATGACGCTTCCAGATGTATACACAGCTGCGGACGAATCTGTACGTGTAAGCGATCCTTCGGTGGACTACGTGCCACAGCACGAAATCACCCCGCGTTTTGCACAACCGGAAGCGCTTGCGGCATTGGATGAGACGCTTGCCAATGGATACAATCGAGCGATGGTCGTCATGGCAACCGGACTTGGAAAAACGTATCTGGCCGCCTTTTTCGCCCGAACGTTCCGACGCGTCTTATTTGTCGCTCACCGAGAAGAAATTCTGCATCAGGCAATGAAATCATTCCAGCATGTTTCTCCTGACCGCTCAGTCGGTCTGTATAACGGGCGGGAAAAAGTAAGTACTACAAGTTGTGTGTTTGCATCTATTCATACACTATCTGCCCGTCAGCATCTGGAATCATTTACACCGGATGCGTTTGATTTGATTGTGATCGATGAATTCCATCATGCCGCAGCCGCGACGTACCAGCGGGTTCTTACCTATTTTACGCCATTATTCCTGCTCGGTATTACCGCAACACCTGACCGTTTAGACGGAAAAGACGTATTTGCGATCTGCAATGGAAACGTCGCGTATGAAATGGACTTTATCGAAGCGGTCCGTCGTTCGTGGCTGGCTCCATTTCAATACTACGGCGTATATGATGACATCGATTACTCGCGAATCCGCTGGACCGGCATGGGGTATGATGAAGACGAGCTGCTTCAGGCACAGCGGAACGGTGAAAGTGCAGACACCGTCTTTACGGCATGGAAGCAGCGAAAACAGACACGAACACTTGCCTTCTGTTCATCTATTGGACAGGCTGACTATCTGGCTGACTATTTCCGTCGGCAAGGAGTCACCGCTATCAGCCTTCACTCCCGCACAGTAGAAATGACAAGATCAGAAGCAATTCAACGACTTACAAATGGAACACTTGCGATTATTTTTACGGTTGATCTGTTCAATGAAGGAGTCGATATACCTGCTGTCGATACGCTTCTATTTGTCAGGCCGACTGAATCACTGGCTATTTTTGTTCAGCAGATCGGGCGTGGCCTGCGGCTATTTGACGGGAAATCGCATTGTGTCATTATTGATTTGATTGGAAATTACCGCAATGCGGATATAAAAATGAGCGTATTTTCAACAGAGAATCGGGGCAGAGAAGTAGGGGGCATCCCGGCTGTACCTGCTTCTTGCACGATTCATCTCGATACAAAAGTTATTGATCTAATTAAGGAAATGGCTGGGAAGAAGCAGACACATAAAGCACGTATGCAAGAGCGGATGAAAGACGCGTACGTGCGTGTGAAAGAGGAACTCGGCAGGCGTCCTACATATCTGGAATACTACCTGCACAGCGGGATTCAACCGCACGATCTTAAACGGTTGTTTAACGGATATTTTCCGTTTTTGAACTGGCTGGGCGAACTAAACGCCCATGAGCAAGCCGTGCTACATCGCTATCAGGCATGGTGGTCTCAGGTAAATGAGACGAGTATGACGAGAAGCTACAAAATGGTGCTCCTGCATGCGATGCTGCTGCGTGGAGAAATCGCCTGGTATGAGCCAATTACATCGATCGAAGCGGCTCCTGCTTTTTATCGCTATCTGATGGAAAAGGAATATCGCAAACAGAAAGACCTTTCAGACAAAGACAAAAAGAACTGGAGCGAAATGTTTGATGAGAAAGAAGTAAGTCGCAAAATCGCTGGGATGCCGATGACAAAATGGGCAGGCAGCTCGAATGGTCTAATTTCGTTCAATGACGGTGTGTTTACTGTACATCTATCTGTTTTGCGAGAGGATCAGAAATGTATATTTGAATGGACAAAACAAATTTGTGAATTCAGACTCCACACGTATTTTGCACGTTAA
- a CDS encoding cation diffusion facilitator family transporter yields the protein MTEDAVGTHKQNEKLIRFSILVTFLMFSSQLIGGFITNSLAIMSDAWHLLSDLLALFLSWYAIRQTLKPADVKHTYGYHRFGSLAALINGLTLICISVFISYNAIVRIIHPSPVHSTGMMWLALVGFVGTFLIVIVLRQGGQNINVRSALIHFLGDVLSYLGILIGGLVIKLTGWMLVDPILSGLFALIILKNAWLITKEAAEILLESVPGDVSVEKVKERLLQEEDILNVLDLHIWSLSNEHISLSAHIQIHDMPVKDTDRILRKIEKVLLDEFKIAHTTIQLQTNENYHNKSKNTGALQVH from the coding sequence ATGACCGAAGATGCGGTTGGGACTCATAAACAAAACGAAAAGCTGATTCGTTTCTCGATCTTAGTTACATTTTTGATGTTTAGCAGCCAGCTCATTGGCGGATTTATTACGAATAGCTTAGCGATTATGTCAGATGCCTGGCATTTGTTGAGTGATCTTTTAGCGCTTTTCTTGAGCTGGTATGCCATCAGGCAAACCTTGAAACCTGCCGATGTTAAACACACATATGGATATCATAGATTTGGCAGTCTTGCTGCACTGATTAATGGGCTAACCTTGATTTGTATTTCCGTTTTTATTTCGTATAATGCTATCGTAAGAATCATTCATCCAAGCCCGGTTCATTCGACTGGGATGATGTGGTTGGCTCTGGTTGGCTTTGTGGGTACGTTCCTGATTGTGATTGTGTTACGACAGGGCGGGCAAAATATCAATGTAAGAAGTGCACTGATTCACTTTTTAGGGGATGTACTATCGTATCTGGGGATTCTAATCGGGGGTCTTGTAATTAAGCTGACGGGCTGGATGCTAGTTGATCCGATTTTAAGTGGATTGTTTGCGTTGATCATTCTAAAAAATGCTTGGCTTATTACGAAAGAAGCAGCTGAAATTTTATTAGAGTCGGTTCCGGGTGATGTATCAGTGGAAAAGGTAAAAGAACGTCTATTACAAGAAGAAGATATCCTGAACGTACTCGACCTGCATATTTGGAGTTTATCGAATGAACATATTTCGTTAAGTGCTCATATCCAGATTCATGATATGCCTGTTAAAGACACCGATCGTATTCTACGGAAAATCGAAAAAGTTCTACTGGATGAATTTAAAATTGCCCATACCACGATTCAATTACAGACGAATGAGAACTATCATAACAAATCGAAAAACACGGGCGCTTTACAAGTTCATTAG
- a CDS encoding ArsR/SmtB family transcription factor: MNTSDMQQFKADFFKALSHPLRIRILELLAEGDKSVNEIQSSLNSEGSAVSQQLSLLRAKNIVVGTKDGKRVVYSLRDPVIINLLSVAKEIFNNHLIDTISMLEELDE; this comes from the coding sequence ATGAACACGAGTGATATGCAGCAATTTAAAGCAGACTTTTTTAAAGCCTTATCCCATCCTTTACGAATCCGTATTCTCGAATTACTAGCAGAAGGGGATAAAAGCGTAAACGAAATTCAAAGCAGCCTCAATAGTGAAGGTTCTGCGGTTTCTCAACAACTCAGCCTCCTGCGTGCCAAAAATATCGTGGTCGGAACGAAAGATGGAAAACGAGTGGTGTATTCCCTTCGCGATCCAGTGATTATCAATTTACTCTCTGTCGCGAAGGAAATTTTCAACAACCATTTAATCGATACGATCTCTATGTTGGAAGAACTAGATGAATAG
- a CDS encoding DNA mismatch repair protein, whose amino-acid sequence MNSKVSREELIEYGINVLRTVGAHYVCDACIKGGNSCCSKCEHLEDGIGCTKRNTACTAWLCGIQKFFLQNIGLMSQWERFWSQVPGRYFREDETPDYVTIEHFINTEGIDEKKGRLLAEKISVYVQKGGDLGRLEIHLNNRYIFKKFESEKLK is encoded by the coding sequence ATGAATAGCAAAGTCTCAAGAGAAGAGCTTATCGAGTATGGAATAAACGTTCTTCGAACAGTAGGAGCCCATTATGTTTGCGATGCTTGCATTAAAGGGGGAAATTCGTGTTGCTCAAAATGCGAGCATTTAGAGGATGGCATTGGATGCACAAAGAGAAATACTGCTTGTACGGCATGGTTATGTGGAATCCAAAAATTTTTCCTGCAAAATATCGGGCTGATGAGTCAGTGGGAAAGATTTTGGAGTCAAGTACCAGGTCGGTATTTTCGCGAGGATGAGACGCCTGATTATGTGACAATTGAGCACTTTATCAACACGGAAGGCATCGATGAGAAGAAAGGGAGACTTTTGGCCGAAAAGATAAGCGTATATGTCCAAAAGGGAGGCGATCTGGGAAGGTTAGAAATACATTTGAACAACCGGTATATCTTTAAAAAATTTGAAAGTGAAAAACTAAAGTAG
- a CDS encoding SulP family inorganic anion transporter, with translation MRGLFTGRFQGYSLKHFQKDLLAGVIVGVIAIPLAMAFAIASGVKPEYGIYTTCIAGALISLFGGSKYQIGGPTGAFIPILFGIMITYGYENLLVAGLLAGIMLCLMGMFRLGSLIAFIPRPVIIGFTSGIAVIIFAGQIANFLGLTGVTKHEGFIDNLKEIVIHIDTINLYSITIALICFAIMIATPKFLPKVPGSLLGLIISSAIASLFFSEHVPTIGTAFGTISSTPPHFHLLAMTWEKIKHLLAPAFVIAILGAIESLLSAVVADGMTNSKHNSNRELIGQGIANIITPLFGGIPATGAIARTATNIKSGAVSPISGVIHGVFVFVTLLLLAPYASAIPLASMAPILMLVAWNMSERKHFVHILTLKTGDSLVLLVTFLLTVFTSLTTAVEVGLVLAVILFAKRMSEMLVIAKVLPDHSQKHEKVLPHVVNKAHDCPQISMFTIEGPLFFGAAQTFEQSIMTTIHSQPKILILRLGKVPFMDTTGESYFRSIVQHFTKQGGVLLVSGAAPELKETVKKTNLYDEIGEEHFFDHTGDALNYSLAHIETTQCTGCKHFAFHECTHLSHQVEEKQGAKTNKTSNKRI, from the coding sequence ATGAGGGGTTTATTTACCGGTAGATTTCAGGGATATTCGCTCAAGCATTTTCAAAAAGATCTGCTGGCCGGTGTGATTGTAGGTGTGATTGCCATTCCGCTTGCGATGGCTTTTGCGATTGCCTCGGGGGTAAAACCGGAATATGGCATTTATACAACGTGTATTGCAGGGGCTTTGATTTCATTATTTGGTGGTTCGAAGTATCAAATCGGGGGTCCTACAGGTGCGTTTATCCCGATCTTGTTCGGAATTATGATTACGTATGGCTACGAAAATTTACTCGTTGCCGGTTTGCTGGCCGGGATCATGCTCTGCCTTATGGGGATGTTTCGGCTTGGCTCTCTGATTGCCTTTATTCCACGCCCCGTAATCATCGGGTTCACTTCGGGTATCGCCGTCATTATTTTTGCCGGACAAATCGCTAATTTCCTTGGCCTGACGGGTGTTACCAAACACGAGGGGTTTATTGACAATCTTAAGGAAATTGTGATCCATATCGATACAATCAATCTGTATAGTATTACGATTGCCTTGATTTGTTTTGCGATTATGATCGCTACACCTAAATTTTTGCCTAAAGTACCGGGTTCTTTACTTGGATTGATTATCTCGAGTGCGATAGCATCCTTATTTTTTTCCGAGCATGTGCCTACCATTGGTACCGCATTCGGGACCATTTCGAGTACGCCGCCTCATTTTCATCTGCTGGCTATGACATGGGAGAAGATTAAACATTTGCTCGCTCCTGCGTTTGTGATTGCCATACTGGGAGCAATTGAGTCTCTTTTGTCCGCTGTAGTTGCAGATGGGATGACGAACAGTAAGCATAACAGCAACCGGGAGCTGATTGGACAAGGGATTGCGAACATCATCACACCTTTATTCGGAGGAATTCCAGCAACCGGGGCGATTGCACGAACAGCAACGAACATTAAGAGTGGAGCGGTTTCACCAATTTCCGGGGTGATCCACGGTGTATTTGTTTTCGTAACGCTACTGCTTTTAGCTCCGTATGCTTCTGCGATTCCGCTGGCCAGTATGGCTCCGATTTTAATGCTGGTAGCCTGGAACATGAGTGAGCGGAAACATTTTGTTCATATTCTTACGCTAAAAACAGGGGACTCCCTTGTCTTGCTTGTGACGTTCCTGCTTACTGTGTTCACGAGCTTAACGACAGCGGTGGAAGTAGGGCTTGTATTAGCTGTTATTTTATTCGCTAAACGCATGAGTGAAATGCTTGTTATTGCCAAGGTGCTCCCGGATCACAGCCAAAAGCACGAAAAGGTTTTGCCTCATGTCGTGAACAAAGCGCATGATTGTCCACAAATCAGCATGTTCACGATAGAAGGACCGCTTTTCTTTGGAGCTGCGCAGACGTTTGAACAGAGCATTATGACCACGATTCACTCCCAACCTAAAATTTTGATTTTACGTCTGGGAAAAGTTCCGTTTATGGATACAACGGGAGAATCGTATTTTAGAAGCATTGTTCAGCATTTTACGAAACAGGGAGGGGTACTTCTCGTTTCGGGAGCTGCTCCTGAATTGAAGGAAACGGTCAAAAAGACAAATCTGTATGATGAAATCGGCGAAGAACACTTCTTCGATCATACAGGGGACGCTCTTAATTATTCGCTTGCTCACATTGAAACCACTCAATGTACAGGCTGTAAACATTTTGCTTTTCATGAATGCACACACCTTTCCCATCAAGTAGAAGAAAAGCAGGGGGCGAAAACGAATAAAACTAGCAACAAACGTATCTAA
- a CDS encoding MerR family transcriptional regulator codes for MVILVSGKKKWKTGELAKLTGLTIRTLRYYDQIELFSPSDYSEAGYRLYNATDLSRLQQILSLKDLGLTLEEIKSILADDTYNPIEVVNLQIERLRENIRVQQKLLKDLQNVSEILQTKETLTVQDFTNSIGMMKKSHENYFYGRQKNMERQFDRLGEFLSNHPSHQKRRK; via the coding sequence ATGGTTATTTTAGTTTCAGGTAAGAAGAAATGGAAGACAGGAGAACTTGCAAAGTTAACAGGTTTAACGATTCGGACCTTGCGCTATTATGACCAAATTGAACTGTTCTCACCATCAGACTATTCAGAAGCAGGATATCGCCTATATAACGCCACAGATCTTTCGCGGTTACAGCAAATTCTTAGTCTAAAAGATTTAGGGTTAACGCTCGAGGAAATTAAATCGATCCTGGCCGACGATACGTATAACCCTATTGAAGTGGTGAATCTTCAAATAGAACGTTTAAGAGAAAATATTAGAGTTCAACAGAAGCTGTTAAAAGATTTGCAAAATGTATCTGAAATTTTGCAAACGAAAGAGACATTGACGGTTCAAGATTTTACAAATTCAATTGGAATGATGAAAAAAAGTCATGAAAATTATTTTTACGGGCGCCAAAAGAATATGGAGCGCCAATTTGATCGACTTGGCGAATTCCTTTCTAATCATCCGTCTCACCAAAAAAGGAGGAAGTGA
- a CDS encoding SRPBCC family protein, with protein MKKHFATHDTFVIEKVYNFTPEMVFAAWADPELKAKWFTEAEEFDFREGGQEINHGGPPGGPVYTFKAHYQEIIPDHRIVYSYTMDLDETRISVSVATVEFKQIDEGTHLIFTEQGVFLDGHDTATVREHGTSILLDQLGEQLKNNQELRVSSEVSKIINSPEPISDREIVNTRIFNVPREIMFKAFSDPNHLEKWWGPEGFTNTFHEFDMRPNGIWCFIMHGPNGVDYENKSIFSEIIEPEKIVIHHLGPIHEFLLTITFAEKEGKTELIWQMLHKSVKECEKVRSFCYKANEQNFDRLEAELTKMVSRRKH; from the coding sequence ATGAAAAAACACTTTGCAACACACGATACCTTTGTTATTGAAAAGGTGTATAATTTCACACCTGAAATGGTATTCGCTGCATGGGCGGACCCAGAGCTTAAAGCAAAATGGTTCACTGAGGCGGAAGAGTTTGATTTTCGAGAGGGTGGACAAGAGATAAATCATGGCGGCCCTCCAGGAGGTCCTGTTTACACATTTAAGGCTCACTATCAGGAGATCATTCCTGACCACCGTATTGTCTATTCTTACACCATGGATCTCGATGAAACGCGGATTTCCGTTTCTGTAGCAACGGTCGAGTTTAAACAAATTGATGAAGGAACACACCTGATTTTTACCGAGCAAGGCGTATTCCTAGACGGCCATGATACAGCTACAGTTCGTGAGCACGGGACAAGTATTTTGCTGGATCAGCTTGGTGAACAGTTGAAAAATAATCAAGAGTTAAGGGTATCCTCTGAGGTATCGAAGATTATTAACTCTCCTGAGCCAATCTCTGATCGTGAGATTGTCAACACACGTATCTTCAATGTGCCACGTGAAATCATGTTCAAAGCATTCAGTGACCCGAATCATTTGGAAAAATGGTGGGGACCCGAGGGCTTTACTAATACGTTTCATGAGTTCGATATGCGACCAAACGGTATTTGGTGTTTCATTATGCATGGACCCAATGGTGTAGATTATGAGAATAAATCTATCTTTTCCGAAATAATTGAACCTGAAAAGATTGTTATCCACCATCTGGGGCCAATACATGAATTTTTACTAACCATTACATTTGCTGAGAAAGAAGGTAAAACCGAACTTATATGGCAAATGCTCCACAAATCAGTTAAAGAATGTGAAAAAGTGAGAAGTTTCTGTTACAAAGCCAATGAACAGAACTTTGATCGACTCGAGGCGGAACTGACTAAAATGGTTAGCCGCCGGAAACACTAA
- a CDS encoding helix-turn-helix transcriptional regulator: MNNLRLGQTVLHYRKKNGMTIREFADYAGISTSLISQIERGQANPSLSVLELIAKALNVPLFTLFINEINTDSLISRKHDRKKVYREDRHHVVYDVLTPDFMKAHIKLLLMDLHANASTTESYYSHDDQEEIAVIMKGPAYVELEGTEYFLDEGDVVRIPPNVRHRFLNKSDEPIHILFVLTPALV, from the coding sequence ATGAACAATCTTCGCCTTGGGCAAACGGTATTACATTATCGTAAAAAGAATGGGATGACAATTCGTGAGTTCGCTGATTATGCAGGAATCAGCACTTCACTTATTAGCCAAATAGAAAGAGGACAAGCAAATCCTTCGTTAAGTGTGCTAGAGCTCATTGCAAAAGCATTAAATGTGCCTCTCTTTACCCTTTTCATTAATGAAATTAATACGGATTCGCTTATATCGAGGAAGCATGATCGAAAGAAAGTATATCGCGAAGATCGTCACCATGTTGTCTATGATGTGTTAACGCCAGACTTTATGAAAGCACATATTAAACTCTTACTGATGGATTTACATGCAAACGCAAGCACTACGGAAAGTTACTATTCACACGATGATCAAGAAGAAATTGCTGTCATTATGAAAGGCCCAGCGTATGTTGAACTGGAAGGCACTGAATATTTTTTAGATGAAGGTGATGTCGTACGCATTCCGCCAAATGTTAGACATCGATTTTTGAACAAAAGCGATGAACCGATTCATATCTTATTTGTACTAACTCCAGCGTTAGTTTAA
- a CDS encoding DMT family transporter, translating to MKLPLISYVSLFFGVFALSTSAIFVKLADAPVTITAFYRMFFATVMLLPFLLVNRKNRKELCSLSKKHWGLGLLSGVFLAVHYVLWFESLQYTSVASSTVIVTLQPLFSMAGGYFLFKERFSKGAIIGCFLAISGSIVIGCKDFQISGQALFGDILAFISAGVITAYFFIGQHVRKMLSLIPYSIIGYASSALFLSILAFSQQTSFVDYSTQTWLVFIGLAFVATILGQTIFNWLLKWLSTSVISMSILGETIGTCILAYFILDEVVSFQQGIGIALILIGLVVFLLQQRNNKSMKTTSD from the coding sequence TTGAAATTACCACTTATTTCTTACGTGTCTTTGTTTTTCGGCGTATTTGCGTTATCTACTTCAGCCATTTTTGTAAAATTAGCAGATGCCCCTGTGACTATTACAGCATTCTATCGGATGTTTTTTGCAACAGTAATGCTTTTACCCTTTTTATTAGTAAATAGAAAGAATCGAAAGGAATTATGTTCGCTGTCAAAAAAACACTGGGGACTCGGGTTATTATCAGGTGTATTTTTAGCAGTCCATTATGTATTGTGGTTTGAATCGTTACAGTACACATCTGTGGCAAGTTCGACGGTAATTGTGACATTACAACCGCTGTTTTCAATGGCTGGAGGCTATTTTCTATTTAAAGAGCGCTTCAGTAAAGGGGCTATAATCGGATGTTTCTTGGCGATTTCCGGAAGTATTGTGATTGGATGTAAAGATTTTCAGATTAGTGGACAGGCGTTATTTGGTGATATACTTGCTTTTATTTCGGCGGGCGTCATTACAGCTTACTTCTTTATTGGCCAGCATGTTCGCAAAATGCTATCTCTTATCCCATATTCCATCATCGGTTATGCCAGCAGTGCATTATTTTTAAGTATTTTAGCTTTCAGCCAGCAAACATCTTTCGTTGATTATTCCACCCAAACATGGTTGGTCTTTATTGGATTAGCGTTTGTTGCAACGATATTAGGGCAAACGATTTTTAATTGGCTATTGAAATGGCTAAGTACCTCAGTTATTTCAATGAGCATATTAGGAGAGACGATTGGAACTTGTATACTCGCTTATTTCATTTTGGATGAGGTCGTTTCTTTCCAACAAGGTATTGGTATCGCACTCATCTTAATCGGTCTAGTGGTATTTTTACTACAACAAAGAAATAACAAATCCATGAAGACTACCTCCGATTAA
- a CDS encoding ArsR/SmtB family transcription factor: protein MDTMIIFKALSNDTRVQILKWLKNPDENFGPQLYLPPDADFKGGICVGSIQEKTGLAQSVISSYLMLMKKAGLLESKRYGQWTYYRRNEETIRKLADYIENEV, encoded by the coding sequence ATGGATACCATGATAATCTTTAAAGCGTTGTCTAATGATACTCGAGTGCAAATTTTGAAGTGGTTAAAAAATCCGGATGAAAATTTCGGTCCACAATTGTATTTACCACCGGATGCTGACTTTAAAGGAGGGATATGTGTAGGAAGCATTCAAGAAAAAACAGGATTAGCACAATCCGTGATTTCCAGCTATTTGATGCTTATGAAGAAAGCTGGACTTTTGGAATCCAAGCGATACGGGCAATGGACCTATTACCGGAGAAATGAAGAAACGATTCGTAAATTGGCCGACTATATCGAAAATGAAGTGTAG
- a CDS encoding MFS transporter, with translation MEKNSPLFFIALGIFGIINTELGVVGILPMIMEKYNVTAALAGMLVSSFALIIALFGPWMTLLMSRLNRKTVLIGILLLFAVSNVISAFAPSFYVLMVFRMIPAFFHPVYFSIAFVLAAALSVKEEVANASAKVFLGVSMGMVLGIPLTSYIANQFSLSTSFLFSAIVNGIACVGIGVMVPFIPGKEKISFGRQLKILYKPALWLNIAVTCFILAAMFSVYSYFAEYLGQRFDMSGKLISVMLVIFGVCGVAGNWYAGRLLSYRMLRTVLLYPVALGICYLLLFYIKTSLLLLCGIIIVWGAIHTSGLIVSQIWLTSEAPEAPEFANSLFVSFSNLGVTIGTAIGGWFISRLGITEVVWSGLLFAILSFLCIVVKTIYFDLNIKSSEKAMVTEED, from the coding sequence ATGGAAAAAAACAGCCCCCTATTTTTTATTGCTCTAGGTATATTTGGCATTATCAATACTGAGCTTGGTGTAGTTGGAATTTTGCCGATGATCATGGAGAAGTATAACGTTACCGCAGCACTGGCTGGAATGCTTGTTAGTTCATTTGCTCTTATTATTGCCCTGTTTGGTCCCTGGATGACGTTATTAATGTCAAGGTTGAACCGTAAGACAGTATTAATAGGTATTCTGCTCCTATTTGCTGTCTCTAATGTGATTTCGGCTTTTGCTCCGAGCTTTTATGTACTTATGGTTTTCCGAATGATTCCCGCTTTCTTTCATCCGGTTTATTTCTCCATTGCCTTTGTATTAGCCGCTGCATTATCGGTAAAGGAAGAGGTCGCGAATGCAAGCGCAAAGGTATTTCTTGGGGTCAGTATGGGCATGGTATTGGGAATTCCGCTTACTTCCTATATTGCAAATCAATTTTCACTAAGCACTTCGTTTTTATTTTCTGCCATTGTGAATGGGATCGCGTGCGTTGGAATAGGAGTAATGGTTCCATTCATACCTGGAAAGGAAAAAATCTCATTTGGAAGACAGCTTAAGATATTGTATAAACCCGCTTTGTGGTTAAATATCGCTGTCACATGCTTCATACTTGCTGCTATGTTCTCCGTATATAGTTATTTTGCTGAATATTTAGGACAGAGATTCGACATGAGCGGAAAGCTTATTAGCGTGATGCTTGTGATTTTCGGTGTTTGCGGTGTGGCGGGTAACTGGTATGCAGGAAGGCTGTTAAGTTATCGCATGTTGAGAACCGTACTGCTTTACCCTGTAGCTTTAGGAATTTGCTATTTACTTCTTTTTTATATAAAAACATCGCTACTTCTACTATGTGGGATTATCATTGTATGGGGAGCAATTCATACAAGTGGACTTATTGTAAGTCAAATTTGGCTGACATCAGAAGCTCCAGAGGCTCCGGAATTTGCTAACAGTTTATTTGTGTCTTTTTCAAATTTGGGTGTGACGATTGGTACAGCAATCGGAGGCTGGTTTATATCTCGGCTCGGAATAACAGAAGTCGTTTGGAGCGGGTTACTTTTTGCAATCCTGTCGTTTTTATGTATTGTCGTAAAAACCATATATTTCGACTTAAATATAAAGTCATCTGAAAAAGCTATGGTTACGGAAGAAGATTGA